One region of Pseudomonas alvandae genomic DNA includes:
- a CDS encoding GlxA family transcriptional regulator produces the protein MNEMTHDIRIAAEPMSQPRALVFLAYPQMGLLDLTGAQTVFWAATKAMAERGLPGYRMHTASLDGGLMPTAEGLVVATSSLREFDDVSVDTLIVPGAPDIRQAMIDCVELVDWLRAASTKARRTASVCSGTFLMAQAGLLDGRRAATHWAMCEMLKSGFPLIEVDLDAIFIQQDKVWTSAGVSAGIDMALALVEADCGRDVALQVARELVVFLKRPGGQAQFSQLLLAQTQDSAGFDELHGWLADHLDEADLTIERLARQARMSPRNFARVYKRQTGRTPAKAVEMFRLEAARRMLEDSERNIDQIARTCGFGDEERMRHTFQRHLSISPREYRNRFSR, from the coding sequence CCGCAGATGGGACTGCTCGACCTGACTGGCGCCCAGACGGTTTTCTGGGCGGCCACCAAAGCCATGGCTGAACGCGGCCTGCCTGGTTATCGAATGCACACCGCGAGCCTGGACGGCGGGCTGATGCCCACCGCCGAAGGCCTGGTCGTTGCCACCTCTTCCCTGCGCGAGTTCGACGACGTCAGCGTCGACACGCTGATCGTGCCGGGCGCCCCGGACATCCGTCAGGCAATGATTGATTGTGTCGAGCTGGTGGACTGGCTGCGCGCCGCCTCGACCAAGGCCCGGCGCACGGCATCGGTGTGCAGCGGGACTTTCCTCATGGCCCAGGCCGGTTTGCTGGATGGTCGCCGCGCCGCCACGCACTGGGCCATGTGCGAGATGCTCAAGAGCGGCTTCCCGTTGATCGAAGTCGACCTCGACGCCATTTTCATCCAGCAGGACAAAGTCTGGACCTCGGCGGGCGTCAGCGCTGGCATCGACATGGCCCTGGCGCTGGTCGAAGCCGACTGCGGCCGCGACGTTGCGCTGCAAGTGGCGCGGGAACTGGTGGTGTTTCTCAAGCGACCTGGTGGGCAAGCGCAGTTCAGCCAGTTGTTGTTGGCGCAGACCCAGGACAGCGCCGGGTTCGATGAATTGCACGGGTGGCTCGCCGATCACCTGGACGAGGCCGACCTGACCATCGAGCGACTGGCTCGCCAGGCGCGCATGAGCCCGCGCAACTTTGCCCGGGTCTACAAGCGCCAGACCGGAAGAACCCCAGCCAAGGCCGTCGAGATGTTCCGCCTGGAAGCCGCGCGAAGAATGCTGGAGGACTCCGAGCGCAACATCGACCAGATCGCCCGTACCTGCGGCTTTGGTGATGAAGAACGGATGCGCCATACGTTCCAGCGCCACCTGTCGATTTCACCCCGCGAGTACCGCAACCGTTTTTCCCGTTGA
- a CDS encoding LysR family transcriptional regulator, translating into MMNRNDLRRADINLLVVFETMMHERNVTRVSEKLFLGQPTISAALARLRLMFDDPLFIRAGRVMEPTSRAEEIFSNLSPALDGIAAALSRCQAFAPATSDATFHIGLSDDVEYALLPDLLHRLRVEAPGTTLVVRRADQWQMCQLLACGEITVGISHTLELPANARRKALRPIRPMLLRADSLPGELSLDEFCRRPHAVVSSMGHVIDDSDRALSLAGRHRRVVLTVPQFSALPRLLAGSDMIAIVPDYVARAMAMATGLRAEAAPFQLPERELTMVWRGTSHNDPGERWLRSRCCAFLAEVSDSRLQARRVA; encoded by the coding sequence ATGATGAACAGAAATGACCTGCGTCGTGCTGACATCAATCTGCTGGTTGTCTTCGAAACCATGATGCACGAGCGAAACGTCACCCGAGTCAGCGAGAAACTGTTCCTCGGTCAACCGACCATCAGTGCCGCCCTGGCGCGTCTGCGCCTGATGTTCGATGACCCCCTGTTCATCCGCGCGGGCCGGGTCATGGAGCCGACCTCGCGGGCAGAGGAAATCTTTTCCAACCTGTCCCCGGCGCTGGACGGAATCGCCGCCGCGTTGAGTCGCTGCCAGGCGTTCGCCCCCGCCACTAGCGACGCCACGTTCCACATTGGCCTGTCCGATGACGTCGAATACGCCTTGCTCCCAGACCTGTTGCACCGCCTGCGTGTCGAAGCGCCCGGCACGACGCTGGTGGTGCGCCGCGCCGATCAATGGCAGATGTGCCAGTTGCTGGCGTGCGGCGAGATCACCGTCGGGATCAGCCACACCCTGGAATTGCCGGCCAACGCCCGGCGCAAGGCTTTGCGACCGATCCGGCCCATGCTGTTGCGGGCCGATTCGCTTCCCGGCGAATTGTCCTTGGATGAGTTCTGCCGCCGGCCCCACGCGGTGGTTTCGTCCATGGGGCACGTGATCGATGATTCGGACCGGGCGTTGAGCCTGGCGGGTCGGCATCGGCGGGTGGTACTGACGGTGCCACAGTTCAGCGCGTTGCCGAGGTTGCTGGCCGGCAGCGACATGATCGCCATCGTGCCGGACTATGTCGCCCGGGCCATGGCGATGGCGACGGGCTTGCGGGCGGAGGCGGCGCCATTTCAGCTGCCAGAACGTGAGCTGACGATGGTCTGGCGCGGCACTTCCCATAATGATCCGGGGGAGCGTTGGTTGCGCTCCCGGTGCTGCGCGTTTCTTGCCGAGGTGTCCGACTCACGCCTTCAAGCACGACGCGTGGCGTGA
- a CDS encoding sensor histidine kinase: MPTPAMMFKNVYQSLRHNPCPKASTPSRGISTHPLVNALGWAVGLVVACGIVIINSETHSDLAPTLLYITLLLMAANLFSINLVITVALMCMFLLTAMFLYNGGYHRWDSTTGFFRCLTALSAIAFLALRSKQASDSLRHHQAYLIEAQAQLAHATRLTSLGEMAASIAHEVNQPLTAITSSGEACRRWLERPVPDLKEALDSLDRIVANARRASEVINRTRAMARKCDPLRRPECLEPIVRESLDLVRHQLAQHKVSVKLELATTPSQVSVDRVQLQQVIINLISNACHAMETVQVRERILFVRTWTQGQEVLLEVADQGIGIPAEALPSLFNPFFTTKANGLGIGLSICRSIIDFHDGRIWATSEAGRGTSFRFSLPLISNA, translated from the coding sequence GTGCCCACACCCGCCATGATGTTCAAGAACGTCTACCAAAGCCTGCGGCACAACCCTTGTCCGAAGGCGTCGACGCCCTCGAGGGGCATCAGCACCCACCCGCTGGTCAATGCCCTGGGCTGGGCAGTCGGCTTGGTGGTGGCCTGCGGGATTGTCATCATCAACTCCGAAACCCATTCCGACCTGGCCCCGACGCTGCTCTACATCACCTTGCTGCTGATGGCGGCGAATCTTTTTTCCATCAACCTGGTGATCACTGTCGCCCTGATGTGCATGTTCCTGCTGACGGCGATGTTCCTGTACAACGGCGGCTATCACCGCTGGGACTCAACCACGGGTTTCTTTCGCTGCCTGACGGCCCTGTCGGCCATCGCGTTCCTGGCACTGCGCAGCAAGCAGGCCTCGGACAGCCTGCGGCATCACCAGGCGTACCTGATCGAGGCCCAGGCCCAACTGGCCCACGCCACCCGATTGACCTCCCTGGGCGAAATGGCCGCCTCCATCGCCCATGAAGTGAACCAGCCGCTGACGGCCATCACCAGCAGCGGCGAGGCCTGTCGCCGCTGGCTGGAACGCCCGGTTCCCGACCTCAAGGAAGCCCTCGACTCGCTGGACCGGATCGTCGCCAACGCCCGCCGTGCCAGCGAGGTCATCAATCGTACCCGGGCGATGGCCCGCAAATGCGACCCTCTGCGCCGGCCCGAGTGCCTGGAGCCGATCGTCAGGGAATCGCTGGACCTGGTGCGCCACCAGCTGGCCCAGCACAAAGTCAGCGTGAAGCTGGAACTCGCGACGACGCCCAGCCAGGTCAGCGTCGACCGGGTGCAGTTGCAGCAGGTGATCATCAACCTGATCAGCAATGCGTGCCACGCCATGGAGACGGTCCAGGTGCGGGAGCGGATCCTTTTTGTGCGCACCTGGACCCAGGGCCAAGAGGTGCTGCTGGAGGTGGCGGACCAAGGCATCGGCATTCCCGCCGAGGCGCTGCCGTCATTGTTCAATCCCTTTTTCACCACCAAGGCAAACGGCTTGGGCATCGGCCTGTCCATCTGCCGCTCCATCATCGACTTCCATGACGGCAGGATCTGGGCCACCAGCGAGGCAGGCCGAGGCACTTCCTTCAGGTTTTCGCTGCCATTGATTTCCAACGCCTGA
- a CDS encoding response regulator transcription factor has protein sequence MNPSHATHPAPAHDPIVYVVDDDASLRDALRSLLRSIGLRVELFDSVAEFMGHPRLDTPSCLLLDVRLRGTSGLDFQQQLASADIHLPIVFMTGYGDIAMTVRAMKAGAVDFLTKPFREQDLIDAVSLAHQRDRLRRETERNQQALHERHATLTARERQVMQLAASGLMNKQIAGQIGLSEITVKIHRGQAMRKMGARSFADLVRMAQALEPVGDR, from the coding sequence ATGAACCCAAGCCACGCCACTCACCCCGCCCCCGCGCATGACCCCATCGTCTACGTGGTCGATGACGATGCCTCGCTGCGCGACGCCCTTCGAAGCCTGCTGCGTTCCATTGGCCTGCGTGTCGAGCTGTTCGACTCGGTGGCGGAGTTCATGGGCCATCCGCGTCTCGACACGCCCAGTTGCCTGTTGCTCGACGTGCGCCTGCGCGGCACCAGCGGGCTGGATTTCCAGCAACAGTTGGCGAGCGCCGACATTCATTTGCCGATCGTATTCATGACCGGCTATGGCGACATCGCCATGACGGTACGGGCGATGAAGGCCGGCGCGGTGGATTTCCTGACCAAGCCGTTTCGCGAACAGGACCTGATCGATGCGGTGTCCCTCGCCCACCAGCGTGACCGGCTGCGCCGGGAAACCGAGCGCAACCAGCAAGCGCTCCATGAACGCCACGCCACCCTCACCGCCCGGGAACGCCAGGTGATGCAACTGGCCGCGTCGGGGCTAATGAACAAGCAGATCGCCGGGCAGATCGGCTTGAGCGAGATCACCGTCAAGATCCACCGTGGCCAGGCCATGCGCAAAATGGGCGCGCGTTCATTTGCCGACCTGGTGCGCATGGCCCAGGCCCTGGAACCTGTCGGCGACCGTTGA
- a CDS encoding response regulator transcription factor — protein MSDTAIVSVIDDDESVRVALDGLLRSHGYHVKTYPSAVDFLSSAGFENTACLLSDIQMPGMTGIQLCDELCARGIEIPLIFITGLPAVPPLARPGSYGPVAVFPKPFDCGELMACIESVMQGLA, from the coding sequence ATGTCCGACACCGCAATTGTTTCAGTTATCGATGACGATGAATCGGTTCGAGTTGCATTGGATGGTTTGCTGCGCTCCCACGGTTATCACGTCAAGACTTACCCCAGCGCCGTGGATTTCTTGTCTTCGGCTGGATTTGAAAATACGGCGTGCTTGCTGTCGGACATTCAAATGCCGGGGATGACCGGAATCCAACTGTGCGATGAACTCTGTGCCCGCGGCATCGAGATTCCGCTTATCTTCATCACGGGCTTGCCCGCTGTGCCGCCGCTGGCCAGGCCGGGTTCCTACGGTCCGGTGGCGGTGTTTCCGAAGCCGTTCGATTGTGGGGAGTTGATGGCTTGTATTGAATCGGTGATGCAAGGGTTGGCGTGA
- a CDS encoding TonB-dependent receptor — translation MSAVTPLHLRPAVAGWRPLLGHPLLKLGLLLSLSTSPFFISPSQAEESARRSYQVPAGSLGSALTRFAGLAGVNLSVDPALVSGRDSAGLAGDFAVQEGFARLLQGSGLQLQAVGEQAYILVPAPEGSSLQLAPTSILGTSGSASDEPYAGGQVARRGSQGLLGSRDFMETPFSMTTYTGETVKNLQARTLGDLVASDPSVRATNPAGGRYEQFTIRGLSLFNSDVAYNGLYGILPTYTIDMEMADRVDILKGPTQLINGISPRGSVGGGINVVPKRATDQPITSITGSYASDSQPGAAVDVGRRFGEDNQFGVRFNGVKQSGDTDWDHQSVDREMAVLGLDFRGERLRLSTDIGHTERDTDAPQERVQVAAAAPIPHASDVRRNYAQHWTKARTEDTFGAVNAEFDVNDSVMLYGGAGARKSNHDFLRHNVLVSNAAGDFTVSPRDFTRDENVRTANAGVRNWFHTGPVSHELNLAASYFYMDFENGGARYANGRSNLYNPVQTPTPNVPTRPDPKVYTENHFSGVALSDTLGFFDDRLLLTLGARWQRVEVDDWSDGIKGRTAYDEEKISPSGGILFKATDRLSLYANYMEGLSQGKIAPTSADNRDEIFPPFISRQVELGAKYDAGALAVTAAVFRIKQPAYATDATTNDFGPNGKRENTGVELSVFGEPLKGVRLLGGVMYIDSELTDTTNPAFDGNRAPATPEYNVNLGAEWDVPTVQGLTLTSRGIYSSSQYLDPSNTKEIDSWERFDVGARYAFKVDEKKITLRANIENVADKRYWSSAGASDDSEPGLTLATPRTYLVSATVDF, via the coding sequence ATGTCCGCAGTCACACCTTTGCACTTGCGCCCGGCCGTTGCTGGCTGGCGTCCGCTGTTGGGCCATCCCTTGTTGAAGCTGGGCTTGCTGCTGAGCCTGAGTACCAGTCCGTTCTTCATCTCGCCCAGCCAGGCAGAAGAAAGCGCCCGGCGCAGCTATCAGGTGCCGGCCGGCAGCCTCGGTTCGGCGCTGACCCGCTTCGCTGGGTTGGCGGGGGTCAACCTGTCGGTGGATCCGGCCCTGGTCAGCGGTCGCGACAGCGCCGGGCTTGCTGGCGATTTTGCCGTGCAGGAGGGCTTTGCGCGGTTGCTGCAAGGTTCTGGCCTGCAATTGCAAGCAGTCGGGGAGCAGGCCTACATCCTGGTCCCGGCGCCCGAAGGCAGCAGCCTGCAACTGGCTCCTACCTCGATTCTCGGCACCAGCGGTTCGGCGAGCGACGAACCCTACGCCGGCGGTCAGGTCGCCCGTCGTGGTTCACAGGGGTTGCTCGGTTCGCGGGACTTCATGGAAACGCCGTTCAGCATGACCACCTACACCGGCGAGACGGTGAAGAACTTGCAGGCCCGGACGTTGGGTGATCTGGTCGCCAGCGACCCTTCGGTGCGCGCCACCAACCCGGCGGGTGGCCGCTATGAACAATTCACCATCCGTGGGTTGAGCCTGTTCAACAGCGACGTCGCCTACAACGGCCTCTACGGCATCTTGCCGACCTACACGATCGACATGGAAATGGCCGATCGCGTCGACATCCTCAAGGGGCCGACCCAGCTCATCAACGGAATCTCGCCGCGTGGCAGCGTCGGCGGTGGGATCAACGTGGTGCCCAAGCGCGCCACCGACCAGCCGATCACCTCTATCACGGGCAGCTACGCCTCCGACAGCCAACCCGGCGCTGCCGTGGACGTTGGTCGTCGTTTCGGCGAGGACAACCAGTTCGGTGTCCGTTTCAACGGGGTGAAACAGTCCGGCGATACCGACTGGGATCATCAAAGCGTCGATCGCGAGATGGCGGTGCTGGGCCTGGATTTCCGTGGTGAGCGCTTGCGCCTTTCGACCGACATCGGCCACACCGAACGTGATACCGATGCGCCCCAGGAGCGCGTCCAGGTGGCGGCCGCGGCGCCGATTCCCCACGCCAGCGACGTGCGTCGCAACTACGCCCAGCACTGGACCAAGGCGCGTACCGAAGACACCTTCGGCGCGGTGAATGCCGAGTTCGACGTCAACGATTCCGTCATGCTCTACGGCGGCGCGGGAGCCCGAAAAAGCAATCATGATTTCCTGCGGCACAACGTGTTGGTCAGCAACGCCGCTGGCGACTTCACCGTGTCGCCTCGCGACTTTACCCGCGATGAGAATGTCCGCACCGCCAACGCTGGCGTGCGCAACTGGTTCCACACCGGGCCGGTGAGCCATGAGCTCAACCTGGCCGCCAGCTATTTCTACATGGATTTCGAAAACGGCGGCGCCCGTTACGCCAATGGCCGAAGCAACCTGTACAACCCGGTGCAGACACCGACGCCAAACGTCCCCACACGTCCCGATCCGAAGGTCTATACCGAGAACCACTTCAGCGGCGTCGCGCTGTCCGACACTCTGGGTTTCTTCGATGACCGCCTGCTGCTGACCCTCGGCGCCCGCTGGCAGCGCGTGGAGGTGGACGACTGGTCCGATGGCATCAAAGGCCGCACGGCCTACGACGAAGAAAAAATCTCGCCATCGGGTGGGATCCTGTTCAAGGCGACCGACAGATTGTCCCTTTATGCCAATTACATGGAAGGCCTGAGCCAGGGCAAGATCGCGCCGACGTCAGCCGATAACCGTGACGAGATCTTCCCGCCGTTCATCAGCCGCCAGGTCGAACTCGGCGCCAAGTACGATGCCGGCGCGCTCGCCGTCACCGCCGCGGTGTTTCGCATCAAACAGCCGGCCTATGCCACGGACGCCACGACCAATGACTTCGGCCCGAACGGCAAGCGTGAGAACACCGGCGTGGAACTGAGCGTGTTCGGCGAACCGCTCAAAGGCGTGCGCCTGCTTGGCGGCGTGATGTATATCGACAGCGAACTGACCGACACCACCAACCCCGCCTTCGACGGCAACCGGGCGCCGGCGACGCCGGAGTACAACGTCAACCTCGGCGCGGAGTGGGATGTGCCGACGGTGCAGGGGTTGACCCTGACCAGCCGAGGGATCTATTCCAGTTCGCAGTACCTGGACCCATCCAATACCAAGGAGATCGATTCCTGGGAGCGTTTCGACGTTGGGGCGCGGTATGCCTTCAAGGTGGATGAGAAGAAGATCACCTTGCGGGCGAATATCGAGAACGTTGCGGACAAGCGATATTGGAGTTCGGCGGGGGCTTCGGATGACAGTGAACCGGGGCTGACCTTGGCGACGCCTCGGACTTATCTGGTTTCGGCTACCGTGGATTTTTAG
- a CDS encoding FecR domain-containing protein, translating to MTRQAPTPEAREVARAAARWLAMIESGEEGVDHVALQRWRDSNAEHEAAWQKAQQLRQRFAGVPPSLGMATLDRPALARRAVLKRALGVAALVPTAWLLGRELPLDVWRADLHTATGEQRRWTLADGSSLQLNTDSAVDLDLKARRLVLVRGEISLRVSGTTPLAVQGPYGVITIDRSEACIRLDERSCHASVLSGSVLLQPLRGPAVTLEAGQQIDLQASGAGPVDRFDVAQLGWREGLLVAQDQPLGDFLRELDRYRPGVLRWDETLESLRVTGSFRLDNTDRILALLSASLPLEVQMRTRYWVTLTRRKNIA from the coding sequence TTGACTCGCCAGGCGCCGACGCCCGAGGCCCGCGAAGTGGCCCGTGCGGCAGCCCGGTGGCTGGCGATGATCGAATCCGGCGAGGAGGGCGTCGACCACGTCGCGCTGCAACGCTGGCGCGACAGCAACGCGGAGCACGAGGCCGCGTGGCAGAAAGCCCAGCAACTGCGCCAGCGATTCGCCGGGGTGCCGCCTTCGTTGGGCATGGCCACCCTTGATCGTCCGGCGCTGGCCCGCCGCGCCGTGCTCAAGCGCGCACTGGGCGTCGCCGCCCTGGTGCCAACGGCCTGGCTGTTGGGCCGCGAATTGCCACTGGACGTCTGGCGCGCCGACCTGCACACCGCCACCGGTGAGCAACGCCGTTGGACCTTGGCCGATGGCAGCAGCTTGCAGTTGAACACCGACAGCGCCGTGGACCTGGACCTCAAGGCCCGTCGCCTGGTGCTGGTGCGCGGAGAGATTTCCCTCAGGGTCAGCGGAACCACGCCTTTGGCGGTGCAAGGGCCGTACGGCGTCATCACGATCGATCGAAGCGAAGCGTGTATCCGCCTGGATGAGCGCAGCTGTCATGCCTCGGTGCTCAGCGGCTCGGTATTGCTACAACCGTTACGCGGCCCAGCGGTGACGCTGGAAGCGGGGCAGCAAATCGACCTGCAAGCCTCTGGCGCGGGGCCAGTCGACAGGTTCGACGTCGCACAGTTGGGTTGGCGTGAGGGTTTGCTCGTGGCGCAAGACCAGCCCCTTGGGGATTTCCTCCGTGAACTGGACCGTTATCGTCCGGGCGTGTTGCGCTGGGACGAAACCCTGGAATCGCTTCGTGTCACCGGCAGCTTCCGGCTGGACAACACCGATCGCATCCTCGCGTTGCTTTCGGCCAGCCTGCCCCTGGAGGTGCAGATGCGCACCCGTTACTGGGTCACCTTGACGCGGCGAAAAAACATCGCCTGA
- a CDS encoding sigma-70 family RNA polymerase sigma factor, producing the protein MLDAAKPAEHALHALYRDHGGWLEGWLRRRMGNAWDAADLRQDTFLRVLSSAQPLADLQEPRAYLLTVGKRLLSNFYTRRNLEQAYLDALANLPEACAPSPEQRWLLLETLHALDELLDGLPPLVRRAFLWSQLEGLGYRDIAERLQVSERTVKRYMAQAYEHCLLVDL; encoded by the coding sequence ATGCTTGATGCAGCAAAGCCGGCGGAGCACGCCCTGCATGCGTTATACCGCGATCACGGCGGATGGCTCGAAGGTTGGCTGCGGCGTCGCATGGGAAACGCCTGGGATGCCGCCGACCTGCGCCAGGATACGTTCCTGCGTGTGTTGTCCAGTGCCCAGCCATTGGCCGACCTGCAAGAGCCGCGCGCGTACCTGCTGACGGTGGGGAAGCGGCTGTTGAGCAACTTCTATACCCGCCGCAACCTGGAACAAGCCTATCTCGACGCGTTGGCGAACCTGCCTGAAGCCTGTGCACCGTCGCCGGAACAACGTTGGCTGCTGCTCGAAACCCTGCACGCCCTGGATGAACTGCTCGACGGCCTGCCGCCGCTGGTGCGCAGGGCATTCCTGTGGAGCCAGCTCGAAGGGCTGGGCTACCGGGACATCGCCGAGCGCCTGCAGGTGTCCGAGCGCACCGTCAAGCGCTACATGGCCCAGGCTTATGAGCATTGCCTGCTGGTGGACCTTTGA
- a CDS encoding SgcJ/EcaC family oxidoreductase: MKMKTCAIAAFFLLAAPFVQAVETVPFVYRTVAEQPQKQTDREIAGLFDRWNAALQTGSASAVTALYAPDAILQPTVSNKVRSTPEQIQDYFAHFLTGKPVGVINYREIRHLGPDAAMDSGVYTFTLTQADGTKREVQARYTFLYERLDGQWKIINHHSSAMPEVPKTLHASH, translated from the coding sequence ATGAAAATGAAAACCTGTGCCATCGCCGCTTTTTTCCTGCTGGCCGCGCCATTTGTCCAGGCCGTGGAAACAGTGCCGTTCGTATACCGCACCGTCGCCGAGCAACCGCAGAAGCAAACCGACCGGGAGATTGCCGGGTTGTTCGACCGTTGGAACGCGGCACTGCAAACCGGCAGCGCCAGTGCCGTGACAGCGCTCTACGCGCCGGACGCGATATTGCAACCGACTGTGTCCAACAAGGTGCGCAGCACACCTGAGCAGATCCAGGATTACTTTGCGCACTTCCTGACCGGCAAGCCGGTGGGCGTGATCAATTACCGGGAAATCCGTCACCTTGGGCCGGACGCTGCGATGGACAGCGGAGTCTATACCTTCACCCTGACCCAGGCGGACGGTACCAAGCGCGAAGTCCAGGCGCGCTACACCTTCCTCTACGAGCGACTCGACGGGCAATGGAAGATCATCAACCATCACTCGTCGGCCATGCCTGAAGTGCCGAAGACACTCCACGCCAGCCATTGA
- a CDS encoding sensor histidine kinase codes for MQSPPHDPGSALAIRSQYRQSQSRAARLGLLLGTGHELTRLPLVQMRQRAVQRACAFVAMDHGLLLEWTPESTLQTVASHGSAEGLGLLANLAQPSAPEPQWLDCPGKALAQVLRVPLRGADGIVFGALLLGNSVPLGAPDNEDIESLQLLATLLAAHLENSRLLQALQARERTMSELVHRLFSAQEDERKRVAYDLHDGLAQNLAGLHQRLQGFAGRCPPMPSALDNELQAILDLAQRCVGESRQLIGGLRPHVLDDFGLYSAIDKEADRLREAGLMVDWAEHSAVRLPANIEIALFRIAQEGINNILKHARARQVCLGLAVHDRRATLRVEDDGRGFALELPIESRGSSHLGLAAMQERASLLGGHLDCRSEPDGGTRLSASVPLSTQGAHS; via the coding sequence ATGCAAAGCCCACCCCACGACCCCGGCAGTGCCCTGGCGATCCGTAGCCAATACCGCCAGTCGCAAAGTCGCGCGGCACGCCTGGGCCTGTTGTTGGGCACCGGCCATGAGTTGACCCGCCTGCCATTGGTGCAGATGCGCCAGCGGGCGGTGCAGCGAGCGTGCGCATTCGTCGCCATGGACCATGGCCTGTTGCTGGAGTGGACGCCGGAATCCACGCTGCAAACCGTTGCCAGCCACGGTAGTGCCGAGGGGCTCGGCCTGCTCGCGAACCTGGCGCAGCCCTCGGCGCCCGAACCGCAATGGTTGGACTGCCCCGGCAAAGCCCTGGCGCAGGTCTTGCGCGTGCCGTTGCGAGGGGCCGACGGCATCGTGTTTGGTGCCCTGCTGCTGGGCAACAGCGTGCCCTTGGGCGCCCCCGACAACGAAGACATCGAATCCCTGCAATTGCTCGCGACGCTGCTGGCGGCACACCTGGAGAACAGCCGCCTGCTCCAGGCGCTGCAAGCCCGGGAGCGGACGATGTCCGAGCTGGTCCATCGACTGTTCAGCGCCCAGGAAGACGAACGCAAGCGCGTGGCGTATGACCTTCATGACGGCCTGGCGCAGAACCTCGCCGGGCTGCACCAGCGTCTGCAAGGCTTCGCCGGGCGCTGCCCGCCAATGCCGTCGGCGCTGGACAACGAACTCCAGGCCATCCTCGACCTGGCCCAGCGCTGCGTCGGCGAGAGTCGGCAATTGATTGGCGGCCTTCGCCCCCATGTGCTGGACGATTTCGGCCTGTACAGCGCCATCGACAAGGAAGCCGATCGCCTGCGCGAGGCCGGGCTGATGGTGGACTGGGCCGAGCACAGTGCCGTGCGACTGCCGGCAAACATCGAGATCGCCCTGTTCCGCATCGCCCAGGAAGGCATCAACAACATTCTCAAGCATGCCCGAGCCCGGCAGGTATGCCTGGGCTTGGCGGTGCATGACAGGCGGGCCACGTTGCGGGTCGAGGACGACGGCCGTGGCTTTGCCCTCGAACTGCCCATCGAAAGCCGTGGCTCCAGCCACCTGGGCCTGGCGGCGATGCAGGAACGCGCCAGCCTGCTCGGTGGCCATCTGGACTGTCGCAGCGAACCCGATGGCGGCACTCGTTTGTCGGCCAGCGTGCCGCTGTCCACCCAAGGAGCTCATTCATGA
- a CDS encoding response regulator, whose amino-acid sequence MKHPLRLLLADDHEVTRTGFISMLAGIEGFEVVGQAYDGQEALDLCERLQPDIAILDIRMPVLNGLGAARILKQRQPQIKVIVFTMDDSPDHLEAAIAAGAVGYLLKDASRAEMLDALKRVAQGEEALNSAVSARLLRRMAERGASGAPQVQALTTRERQVLGLVASGFSNREIGEKLGIAPGTAKAHVERVIGKLGAADRTQAAVRGVALGLVAQPSGQWP is encoded by the coding sequence ATGAAGCATCCCCTGCGCCTGCTATTGGCCGATGATCACGAAGTCACCCGCACCGGTTTCATTTCCATGCTGGCCGGCATCGAGGGGTTCGAAGTGGTCGGCCAGGCCTACGACGGCCAGGAGGCACTCGACCTGTGCGAGCGGTTGCAACCGGACATCGCCATCCTCGATATCCGCATGCCGGTGCTCAACGGCCTCGGTGCGGCGCGCATCCTCAAGCAACGCCAGCCACAGATCAAAGTGATCGTCTTCACCATGGACGACAGCCCCGACCACCTCGAGGCCGCCATCGCAGCGGGTGCCGTCGGCTATTTGCTCAAGGATGCCAGCCGTGCCGAGATGCTCGATGCGCTGAAACGGGTCGCCCAGGGCGAGGAGGCCCTGAACAGCGCGGTCAGCGCCCGCCTCTTGCGGCGCATGGCCGAGCGCGGCGCCAGCGGTGCGCCACAGGTCCAGGCCCTGACGACACGGGAGCGACAAGTGCTCGGCCTGGTCGCCAGTGGGTTCAGCAACCGTGAGATTGGTGAAAAACTCGGCATCGCCCCCGGCACTGCGAAAGCCCACGTGGAGCGGGTCATCGGCAAGCTTGGCGCCGCCGACCGGACCCAGGCCGCGGTACGCGGTGTCGCCCTTGGGCTGGTCGCGCAGCCTTCCGGACAATGGCCATGA